The genomic window GGGCGCGTCGAGTACATCACTGCGGAAGTCATATCGGCTATCGTGCTCTACGCAGGAATCACGGCTCTCATCGAGTCGGTGAGCAAGATACTTTCACCCATTGAGCCGGAATACTCTGCGGCGACACTGGCAGTTGTTGCGGCGGGCGTTGCGGTGAAGTTCGTGCTTGGCCGCTACGTGAGCAGGCAGGGCAAGGAATTGTCCTCTGACGCGCTGAAAGATTCAGGGCAGGACGCGCTGATGGACGCGACAGTCTCGACGACGACATTGCTCGGTGCATTTGCCTTTCTGGCTTTCGGCTGGAATCTCGAGGCGTGGCTTGGAGCATTCATCTCGATCATCATCATCAAGGCAGGAATAGACATGTTCCGTGAGACAACGAGCAAGATTCTCGGCGAACGAATCGAGAGCGAGATAGCTTCCGCCGTGAAAGCCACAATCTGCGAGACAGAAGGAGTCTTCGGCGCGTATGACCTCATCCTCACGAACTACGGCCCGGACAGATTGATGGGCTCGGTTCACGTTGAAGTTCCTGACTGGTGGACGGCGGACAAGATCGACACAGTCAGCCGGGACATCGCGCACAAAGTCTTCAATGAACACCACGTAGCTCTTGCGGCAATCGGAGTGTACTCCCGCAACACAAGCGACGACGAGGTGAAGGACATCCGCAGTGCCGTAACGCGCGCCGTAATGTCGCAGGAGTATGTGCTTCAGATTCACGGGTTCTACTGCAACACTCAGGAGAAGGTGATACGCTTCGACATCGTGATAGACTTCGCTGCTCCTGATGCCCGCGAGGTACAGAGCAAGGTTACGGAGGCCGTGAGCACTCTCTATCCTGACTTCAGCATAACTGTACAGCCCGACTCGGATTTCTCGGACTGAGCGGGTGATATACTTTCTGCATTTCGCAAAGGAGAATTGACCATGAAAGCTATAATGACCGTTTCAGCGAAGGACAGAGTCGGGATAATCGCTGATGTCTGCACCCTGCTGTCTGATTTGGGCGTGAACATCCTCGACCTCAGCCAGACCGTCATGGAAGGAATCTTCACGATGACGCTTCTTGTCGACACATCGACTTCATCACACACGTTCGATGAGATTCGCGATGCAGTTATCCGCAAGGGCGAGGCCGGAGAGTTAGTGATACACATTCAGCGTGAGGACATCTTCACGGCGATGCACAGGGTGTAGAACATGC from Synergistaceae bacterium includes these protein-coding regions:
- a CDS encoding cation transporter, translating into MEHREQQIIRVSFIGIITNILLAGFKFAVGMLAHSVAIMIDALNNASDVLSSVITVIGTKLAGRPADKTHPYGHGRVEYITAEVISAIVLYAGITALIESVSKILSPIEPEYSAATLAVVAAGVAVKFVLGRYVSRQGKELSSDALKDSGQDALMDATVSTTTLLGAFAFLAFGWNLEAWLGAFISIIIIKAGIDMFRETTSKILGERIESEIASAVKATICETEGVFGAYDLILTNYGPDRLMGSVHVEVPDWWTADKIDTVSRDIAHKVFNEHHVALAAIGVYSRNTSDDEVKDIRSAVTRAVMSQEYVLQIHGFYCNTQEKVIRFDIVIDFAAPDAREVQSKVTEAVSTLYPDFSITVQPDSDFSD
- a CDS encoding ACT domain-containing protein: MKAIMTVSAKDRVGIIADVCTLLSDLGVNILDLSQTVMEGIFTMTLLVDTSTSSHTFDEIRDAVIRKGEAGELVIHIQREDIFTAMHRV